CTTTCACAAGATAAAATGGCCCTTCAACGTTTGAAAGATGCAGCTGAAAAAGCGAAGAAAGACCTTTCAGGTGTAACTTCTACTCAAATCTCATTGCCGTTCATCACAGCAGGCGCTGCAGGTCCACTTCACTTGGAAATGACACTTACACGTGCTAAATTTGACGAATTGACTGCTTCATTGGTTGAAGCAACACGCGAACCTGTACGTCAAGCACTTTCTGACGCTGGTCTTTCAACTTCTGATATTGATGAAGTTCTTCTTGTTGGTGGTTCAACTCGTATTCCAGCAGTTGTTGACCTTGTTCAAAAAGAAACAGGTAAAACTCCAAATAAATCTGTTAACCCAGACGAAGTTGTGGCTATGGGTGCAGCAATCCAAGGTGGTGTCATCACTGGTGACGTTAAAGACGTTGTCCTTCTTGACGTAACTCCACTTTCACTTGGTATTGAAACAATGGGTTCAGTATTTACAAAACTTATCGAACGTAATACGACAATTCCAACATCTAAATCACAAGTCTTCTCAACTGCAGCAGATAATCAACCAGCAGTAGATATCCACGTTCTCCAAGGGGAACGTCCAATGGCAGCAGATAACAAATCTTTGGGTCGCTTCCAATTGACAGATATTCCTGCAGCACCACGTGGTGTGCCACAAATCGAAGTAACATTCGACATTGATAAAAACGGTATCGTTTCTGTTAAAGCAAAAGATTTAGGTACGCAAAAAGAACAAACAATCGTTATCAAATCTAACTCAGGTCTTTCTGACGAAGAAATCGACAAAATGATGAAAGATGCAGAAGCAAATGCTGACGCTGACGCAAAACGTAAAGAAGAAGTGGATACACGTAACGAAGCGGATGCTCTTGTTTTCCAAACTGAAAAAACAATCAAAGAACTTGAAGGTAAAGTTGACGAAGCAGAAGTGAAAAAAGCAGAAGATGCTAAAGAAGAGTTGAAGAAAGCTCTTGAAGGTGAAGATATTGCTGATATCAAAGCTAAATCAGAAGCACTCAGCGAAATCGCACAAAATCTCGCAGTAAAACTTTACGAACAAGCCAGCGCTGAACAAGCAGCAGCAGAAGGTCAAGAAGCTGGATCAGCAGAAGGTCCTAAAGATGACAATACTGTTGATGGCGACTTTGAAGAAGTTAAATAAAATCTTAGCTTATAAAATAAAAAAGTTCGAGACATCGGTGCTCGGCTTTTTTTGTTTTTTTTTTTTTGAAAACCGTTTCATTTGTTTTCACTCTCATAAAATAGGATAATAAAAATAAGAAAGAGAACCTGGATGTGATAGAAAGGAGGTTGGCATGCTTAAGATTTATACCATCTCCTCTAATCAGGAGACGAAAGAAGCGGAGCGCTGGCTCTATGCCCATAAAGTCAAGTTTATTGAAGTTGATCTTCTCAAAGAGCTGGTTTCGACTGAGGAAATTCTCCGAATTGTTTCCCTAACTGAACATGGAGTTGAAGAGATTGTCGAAACAGAAACTCGGGCTTACACACGTTTGAACCTTAACTTCAAGGACCTAAAGTTAGAAGATTTTATGGAGCTATTAGAAGAAAATGCGACCCTGTTGAAAGTTCCACTGATGTTGGATGAAAAACAGCTCCAAATTGGTTTTGATGAAGACAAGATGCAAAGGTTTTTAGAAAAGCCAAGTAAAAAAGTTACGGACTTAGAACAACAAGAAATGCGCACAGGCTAGGTTCTCTAAAGAGCAAAGGAAGCGGCATTCCTGGCTCTTTTTTATTTAAGAATAGTACATGAAAGAAATATATTGAGAATTTCTTTCTTTTTTTTGTAGTTTTTGGAAGTTTTTGATTGACTTTGAAAGAAAATGGTGTATAATATAAATGTAAACGAATTCAGGAGGAGGGTCACATGCTCGCGACAGAACGCAAGGAAAAAATAATGAGCTTGCTCAAAGAGCAAAGAACAGCGACTTTAGAAGAACTTTCAACAATAACTCAAGCTTCTGTCTCGACCTTAAGGAGAGATCTCAATGAGCTTGAAGAAGAAAATGTCTTGCGCCGCGTTCATGGAGGCGCAGAACTCCAACAAGACCTCTCAGAAGAGCTATCTATTTTTGAGAAATCTTCCAAAAACGTTCAAGAAAAAGAAAAAATCGCAGCTTTGGCTTTTGAAAAGATAAAAGAAGGCGACATTATCTACTTGGATGCTGGAACTACAGTTGCGCCGCTCTGCCATTTGCTTAATCAATCGGGCAAGCGTGTCACTATCGTGACCAACTCGATTAGCCATCTTCCAAAATTAACCAGTGAAAACCTCATCGTTTATTTGCTTGGTGGTCGAGTGAAACGTCAAACAGATGCCATCATTGGCAGTTCGGCCATCGCTCAACTTAGTACTTATCGTTTTAATCTTGCTTTTATCGGGGCCAATGCTTTTGACGAAGAGCTGGGAGCTATGACACCGGACAGTGAAGAAGCAGCGATTAAGACACAGGCGATCCGTCAAAGTCGGACAAGCTATCTCCTCCTGGACAGTAGTAAAATCGGTCAAACAAGCTTTATCAAGTTTGCTGAAAGTGACCAAATAAAACTTATAACGGAGAAATTATGATATACACAGTAACACTAAATCCAGCATTAGATTATTTTATGGATTTTGATCAGGCTGAACTTGGACAAGTCAACCGAGCAACAGAAACGCGTATGCTTCCTGGTGGTAAAGGGATTGTTGAGAGTCGCATGATGTCTCTTTTAAAGGTAGAGAATACAGCCCTTGGTTTTCTTGGAGGTTTCCCAGGAAAATTTATTCAGGATTATCTTGAAAACATCGGAAGCCAGTCCGATTTCACTCCGATTGCAGGAACGACACGCATTAACACAAAAATAAAAGTCAATGCGCAAGAAGAAACTTCTTTTGATGCCGCCGGCCCTGACTTATCTGATGCTGAAATTCAAGCCTTCTTAAGTAAATTTGACAAGCTGAAAAATGATGATATTGTCGTTTTTGCGGGTACCATTCCTAAAATTTTAGGGGAAGACTTCTATGAAGTCTTGATTGAGAAAGTGAAAGCCAGAGACGCACAGTTTGCTATTGATGTGGACGGACAAAAGTTGCTGAAAACATTGAAACATGAGCCACTTATCATCAAACCTAACCGTGAAGAATTAGAAGAAATTTATTCTGTTAAGTTTGACGTTAAAGAAGATATCATCCCTTATGGTCAAAAACTTTTGGCAGAGGGGGCACAAAATGTCATGATTTCTATGGCAGGGGATGGTGCATTACTCTTCACAGGTAAGGAAACTTATTTTGCCGCTCCAATCAAAGGAGAGCTGAAAAACTCTATCGGTGCAGGAGATTCGACAGTTGCAGGTTTCCTTGCGGAATGGAGCCGCAGCCAGGATGCTTTAGCTGCCTTTAAACAAGGGGTTGCCTGTGGTACAGCTAAGGTCTTCTCAGAAGACATGCCGAGTGAAAGCTTCTTAAAAGAATGCTTTGAAAAAGTAACAATCGAAAAAATAAACGAAGATTAGAAAAGAGGAAGATTATGGAAATCAAAGATTTACTCAAAACAGAAGTCATGATTTTGGACCTTCAAGCAACGACAAAAGAAGCTGCTGTTGATGAAATGGTCAACAAATTAGTCGCAGAAGGCTATGTCAGTGATTTTGATACCTTTAAAGCTGGAATTATGGCTCGTGAAGCGCAAACTTCAACAGGTCTGGGCGATGGTATTGCCATGCCACACAGCAAGAACAAAGCAGTTAATGAAGCTGTTGTCCTGTTTGCCAAATCAAATGCCGGTGTGGATTACGCTGCCTTAGATGGACAGCCTGTCAATCTTTTCTTCATGATTGCAGCACCAGAAGGAGCCAATGACACTCACTTGGAAGCTTTGGCACAACTTTCTAAGTTCCTCTTGCAAGCTGGATTTACAGACAAAGTAAAAGCAGCAAAATATCCGCGTCAAGTTTTAGAGCTTTTCTCTGAAGAAACTGAAGAAATTGAGCAAGTCACTGATAGCGAACATTATGTTTTAGCCGTAACAGCATGTACAACAGGTATTGCGCATACATATATGGCTGAAGAAGCACTTAAAAAACAAGCTGCTGAAATGGGCATCGCCATTAAAGTTGAAACAAATGGTGCCCGTGGTATTGACCACAAACTGACTTCCGAAGATATCCAAAAAGCTGATGGTATCATTGTTGCAGCGGATAAGAAAGTGGAAATGAACCGTTTTGCAGGAAAACCGATGGTGCAAGTTCCTGTGGCTGCTGCTATTCGTCAACCAGAAGAACTCATTAACAAGGCAGTTTCTGGTAATGCACCAAAATTTGAAGCCGATGCAGCCGATGAGGCAAAAGAAGAAAGCTCTGGCGGTATTGGTAAAGCCTTCTACAAACACCTTATGGGTGGTGTATCAGCAATGTTACCATTCGTTGTTGGGGGTGGTATCTTGATTGCTCTTGCCTTCTTGATAGACCAGTCGATGGGTGTTCCTAAAGATCAATTGGCTAATCTTGGTTCTTATCATCCAATTGCAGCTTACTTTAAAAATATCGGGGGCGCAGCCT
This window of the Lactococcus garvieae subsp. garvieae genome carries:
- the dnaK gene encoding molecular chaperone DnaK, whose product is MSKIIGIDLGTTNSAVAVLEGTEAKIIPNPEGNRTTPSVVAFKNGEIQVGDAAKRQAVTNPDTIISIKSKMGTSEKVSAGGKEYTPQEISAMILQNLKATAEAYLGEKVEKAVITVPAYFNDAQRQATKDAGKIAGLEVERIVNEPTAAALAYGMDKQDKDEKILVFDLGGGTFDVSILELGDGVFDVLSTAGNNKLGGDDFDQAIIDYMVAEFKKENGIDLSQDKMALQRLKDAAEKAKKDLSGVTSTQISLPFITAGAAGPLHLEMTLTRAKFDELTASLVEATREPVRQALSDAGLSTSDIDEVLLVGGSTRIPAVVDLVQKETGKTPNKSVNPDEVVAMGAAIQGGVITGDVKDVVLLDVTPLSLGIETMGSVFTKLIERNTTIPTSKSQVFSTAADNQPAVDIHVLQGERPMAADNKSLGRFQLTDIPAAPRGVPQIEVTFDIDKNGIVSVKAKDLGTQKEQTIVIKSNSGLSDEEIDKMMKDAEANADADAKRKEEVDTRNEADALVFQTEKTIKELEGKVDEAEVKKAEDAKEELKKALEGEDIADIKAKSEALSEIAQNLAVKLYEQASAEQAAAEGQEAGSAEGPKDDNTVDGDFEEVK
- a CDS encoding Spx/MgsR family RNA polymerase-binding regulatory protein; this translates as MLKIYTISSNQETKEAERWLYAHKVKFIEVDLLKELVSTEEILRIVSLTEHGVEEIVETETRAYTRLNLNFKDLKLEDFMELLEENATLLKVPLMLDEKQLQIGFDEDKMQRFLEKPSKKVTDLEQQEMRTG
- a CDS encoding DeoR/GlpR family DNA-binding transcription regulator → MLATERKEKIMSLLKEQRTATLEELSTITQASVSTLRRDLNELEEENVLRRVHGGAELQQDLSEELSIFEKSSKNVQEKEKIAALAFEKIKEGDIIYLDAGTTVAPLCHLLNQSGKRVTIVTNSISHLPKLTSENLIVYLLGGRVKRQTDAIIGSSAIAQLSTYRFNLAFIGANAFDEELGAMTPDSEEAAIKTQAIRQSRTSYLLLDSSKIGQTSFIKFAESDQIKLITEKL
- the pfkB gene encoding 1-phosphofructokinase — encoded protein: MIYTVTLNPALDYFMDFDQAELGQVNRATETRMLPGGKGIVESRMMSLLKVENTALGFLGGFPGKFIQDYLENIGSQSDFTPIAGTTRINTKIKVNAQEETSFDAAGPDLSDAEIQAFLSKFDKLKNDDIVVFAGTIPKILGEDFYEVLIEKVKARDAQFAIDVDGQKLLKTLKHEPLIIKPNREELEEIYSVKFDVKEDIIPYGQKLLAEGAQNVMISMAGDGALLFTGKETYFAAPIKGELKNSIGAGDSTVAGFLAEWSRSQDALAAFKQGVACGTAKVFSEDMPSESFLKECFEKVTIEKINED
- a CDS encoding PTS fructose transporter subunit IIABC — protein: MEIKDLLKTEVMILDLQATTKEAAVDEMVNKLVAEGYVSDFDTFKAGIMAREAQTSTGLGDGIAMPHSKNKAVNEAVVLFAKSNAGVDYAALDGQPVNLFFMIAAPEGANDTHLEALAQLSKFLLQAGFTDKVKAAKYPRQVLELFSEETEEIEQVTDSEHYVLAVTACTTGIAHTYMAEEALKKQAAEMGIAIKVETNGARGIDHKLTSEDIQKADGIIVAADKKVEMNRFAGKPMVQVPVAAAIRQPEELINKAVSGNAPKFEADAADEAKEESSGGIGKAFYKHLMGGVSAMLPFVVGGGILIALAFLIDQSMGVPKDQLANLGSYHPIAAYFKNIGGAAFAFMLPVLAGFIANSIADKPGLVAGFVAGSMASSGLAFGKLDPATMIPSGFLGALVGGFIAGGVIILLRKLLTVLPKSLDGIKAILIFPLLGTFITGLLMLFINIPMAAINTGLSNFLNSLSGASALVLGIIVGGMMAVDLGGPINKAAYIFGTGTLAASVATGGSVVMAAVMAGGMVPPLATTVAVLFFKNKFTKEERQSGLTNIVMGLSFITEGSIPFGAADPARAIPSFVVGSALAGGLVGAAGLKLMAPHGGIFVLALTNGPLLYLLFVLIGALVSGLMFGYLKKEK